In Planctomycetota bacterium, a single window of DNA contains:
- a CDS encoding cache domain-containing protein, with the protein MNSLRSKVIISFVIVVILTGAIATVIGVHLIGEGIIKQAQDKVRTDLNSAREIYQNEVGNIKTIVRLTAERFYVKDALIRKDYQRLNSEIAAVRARESLDFLTLLDAQGRVIIRPKNPALIGDDQTWSALVRKALAEKDTFAGTEIVPKEEMLKCSAELAAQAYFKIVPTPHAKPTDQTEQTFGMTIKAASPVVDSNGNLLGVLYGGNLLNRNYKIVDKVKETVFEKEVYKGKDIGTATIFQGDLRISTNVTTREGERAVGTRIAADVGEQVLAKGQPWIERAFVVKDWYFTAYEPIKDIEGRIVGILYVGILEAKFMDMENRAIWWLVSITILGIIVALITSYFLANSITQPVRYLANAAHQLAKGDFNQEVTVRSKDEIGELGNAFNFMISSIKERDDKLKAHTQQVVVRSERLAMIGQIAAGVAHEINNPLAGLRTYVKLISKEISDLGVPEGSFPKYLSLMERETIRCSEVVRNLLNFAKQTESRPQLIDINQILNEALSFLEHQIIMLDIKVEKNLNPLPRTVADFSQLQQVFMNIILNACEAMTAQGRLFLSTRHLATHNLIEVKIQDNGSGIAPDALPRIFEPFFTTKQKGTGLGLSVAYGIITRLKGTVDVDSTVGVGTTFTVKLPVQAVLPKVDNHDAQGKMKDER; encoded by the coding sequence ATGAATTCATTAAGAAGCAAGGTCATTATCAGTTTCGTGATTGTGGTGATTCTCACCGGCGCCATTGCCACCGTCATCGGCGTGCACCTTATCGGCGAGGGCATCATCAAACAGGCCCAGGATAAGGTCCGAACCGACCTGAATTCGGCCCGCGAAATCTACCAGAACGAGGTCGGCAATATCAAGACCATCGTCCGCCTAACCGCCGAAAGATTCTATGTCAAGGATGCCCTTATCCGGAAGGATTACCAGCGCCTTAATTCCGAGATTGCCGCGGTCCGGGCCAGGGAATCGCTTGACTTCCTGACCCTGCTGGATGCCCAGGGCAGGGTGATTATCCGGCCCAAAAACCCCGCGCTTATCGGCGATGACCAGACCTGGTCCGCGCTGGTCCGCAAGGCATTGGCCGAGAAGGACACATTCGCCGGCACCGAAATCGTCCCGAAGGAAGAGATGCTCAAGTGCTCCGCTGAACTGGCCGCTCAGGCCTATTTTAAGATTGTCCCCACCCCGCACGCCAAGCCGACTGACCAGACCGAGCAGACCTTCGGAATGACCATCAAGGCCGCCTCGCCGGTGGTTGACTCCAACGGCAATCTCCTGGGCGTCCTCTACGGCGGAAATCTGCTCAACCGCAATTATAAAATAGTGGACAAGGTCAAGGAAACCGTGTTTGAGAAAGAGGTTTATAAAGGCAAGGATATCGGCACGGCCACTATCTTCCAGGGCGACCTGAGGATTTCCACCAACGTCACCACCAGGGAAGGCGAACGGGCGGTCGGCACGCGCATTGCCGCTGATGTGGGCGAGCAGGTCCTGGCCAAGGGCCAACCCTGGATTGAACGCGCCTTCGTGGTCAAGGACTGGTATTTCACGGCCTACGAGCCCATCAAGGATATTGAAGGCCGGATTGTCGGCATATTGTATGTCGGCATACTTGAGGCGAAGTTTATGGATATGGAAAACCGGGCCATCTGGTGGCTGGTGAGTATCACTATCCTTGGCATTATCGTGGCGCTAATTACATCATATTTTCTGGCCAACAGCATCACCCAGCCGGTTCGCTACCTGGCTAATGCGGCCCATCAACTGGCCAAGGGCGACTTTAACCAGGAAGTGACCGTCCGGTCCAAGGACGAAATCGGCGAACTGGGCAATGCCTTCAACTTTATGATTTCATCCATCAAGGAGCGGGACGACAAACTCAAGGCCCACACCCAGCAGGTGGTGGTCCGCTCCGAGCGGCTGGCCATGATCGGTCAGATAGCCGCCGGCGTGGCGCACGAAATAAATAATCCCCTGGCCGGACTGCGCACCTATGTCAAACTCATCAGCAAGGAAATCTCAGACCTGGGCGTGCCTGAAGGCAGTTTCCCCAAATACCTGTCGCTGATGGAACGCGAGACCATCCGGTGCAGCGAGGTAGTCCGCAATCTCCTCAACTTCGCCAAGCAGACCGAGAGCCGGCCGCAACTGATTGATATCAACCAGATATTGAACGAGGCCCTGTCCTTCCTAGAGCACCAGATTATTATGCTGGATATCAAGGTTGAGAAGAACCTCAATCCCCTGCCCCGGACCGTGGCTGACTTCTCCCAACTCCAGCAGGTCTTTATGAACATCATCCTCAATGCCTGCGAGGCCATGACCGCCCAGGGCCGGCTCTTCCTGAGCACCCGGCACCTGGCCACCCATAACCTAATTGAGGTCAAGATTCAGGACAACGGCTCTGGGATTGCGCCTGATGCCCTGCCCCGCATCTTTGAACCGTTCTTTACCACCAAGCAGAAAGGCACCGGACTGGGGCTCTCGGTGGCCTATGGCATTATCACCCGTCTCAAAGGCACGGTGGACGTGGACAGTACAGTCGGCGTGGGCACGACCTTTACCGTAAAACTGCCGGTCCAGGCCGTCTTGCCCAAGGTGGATAACCACGATGCGCAAGGAAAGATGAAAGATGAGAGGTAA
- a CDS encoding archaemetzincin family Zn-dependent metalloprotease, with protein sequence MENIYIRPVGEVDEKMIKYLTDELPLIFNKMVKPLPSIPVPPQSYDDQRQQCLSSEILKAILESAPADENKIMGVTEVDLFIPIFTYIFGEAQLDGRAGLISLARLKPDANDESPDEELYKLRALKEAVHELGHTFGLKHCPEPACVMRFANNIIEVDSKDCSFCPSCHDFIVKSQ encoded by the coding sequence GTGGAAAATATTTATATCAGACCTGTTGGAGAAGTGGACGAAAAGATGATTAAATACCTGACCGACGAACTGCCCTTAATATTCAACAAGATGGTAAAGCCCCTGCCATCCATCCCGGTTCCGCCCCAGAGTTACGATGACCAGCGCCAACAGTGCCTTTCCTCAGAGATACTCAAGGCCATCCTGGAATCTGCTCCGGCAGATGAGAACAAAATCATGGGCGTTACCGAGGTTGACCTGTTTATCCCGATATTCACCTATATCTTCGGCGAGGCGCAACTGGACGGCCGGGCCGGATTAATCTCTCTGGCCCGCCTGAAACCCGATGCCAATGACGAATCCCCGGACGAAGAACTCTATAAACTCAGGGCTCTGAAAGAGGCGGTCCACGAACTGGGCCATACCTTCGGACTGAAACACTGTCCTGAACCGGCCTGCGTCATGCGCTTTGCCAATAATATAATAGAAGTGGACAGCAAGGACTGCTCCTTCTGTCCTAGTTGTCATGATTTTATTGTAAAATCCCAATAA
- a CDS encoding tetratricopeptide repeat protein, translated as MKKVIILLCIIITIVIGCSATPIDSANKDIKIWCDEASRLCDAGKFVEALTASEKAIEIAPQSTLAWYYKGHALGKLRRFEESLASTEKSIALDPNNAKAWRNKGAALGNLTRYEEALKASDKSLELDSKNADAWDVKGAALLFLNRYEEALKVFDKAIELDTKDATTWSNKGATLGKLGKYEEANKACDKAIELDPKDAAAWSNKGYALNNLGRYEEALKASDKSIELDPKNATTWSNKGDALACLDIHKEALKAYDKAIELNPNESDTWSNKGATLGNLGRHEEALKALDKAVELDPKYATAWSNKGRMLFSLGRYEEALKALNKAIELDHKDETVWSIKGAVLVSLGKYEEALKACDKAIELDPKFKIAWLTKAAILHESGRYKEALKVVDKAIELDPKDGTAWGTKGDILFFLGNYEEALTAYDKAVELNPDYTDKRYKTYLMLGKLNDKESIPTLRKLLNDKAMGIRSLAIKALANLGDKESIPKIKELLNDKDVAVLAEAIRALGILGDKESIPEIKKYLKHEYKTFRDYSEQALKALGVSEEEIQKVKEGK; from the coding sequence ATGAAAAAGGTAATCATTCTCCTCTGCATCATCATTACTATCGTAATCGGGTGCAGCGCCACGCCAATAGATTCGGCTAACAAGGACATTAAAATATGGTGCGATGAGGCGTCCAGATTATGTGATGCAGGTAAATTTGTCGAGGCACTGACCGCCTCTGAAAAAGCCATAGAGATTGCCCCTCAATCAACCCTGGCCTGGTATTATAAAGGACACGCCCTGGGCAAGCTAAGACGTTTTGAAGAATCATTGGCATCAACCGAGAAATCTATCGCGCTTGACCCGAATAACGCCAAGGCCTGGCGCAATAAAGGCGCTGCATTAGGCAACTTGACCAGATATGAAGAAGCCCTTAAAGCCAGCGATAAATCTCTAGAACTTGACTCCAAAAATGCTGATGCGTGGGATGTAAAAGGCGCTGCTTTGCTTTTCTTAAATAGATATGAAGAAGCTCTTAAGGTATTTGATAAAGCCATAGAACTCGACACCAAAGATGCAACAACGTGGAGTAATAAAGGCGCGACCTTAGGTAAATTGGGTAAATATGAAGAGGCGAATAAGGCCTGTGATAAAGCCATTGAACTTGACCCTAAAGATGCGGCAGCGTGGAGTAACAAAGGATATGCCTTGAATAATTTGGGTAGATACGAAGAAGCCCTTAAAGCCAGCGATAAATCCATAGAACTTGACCCCAAAAATGCGACAACGTGGAGTAATAAAGGAGATGCCTTAGCTTGCTTGGATATACATAAAGAAGCCCTTAAGGCCTATGATAAGGCAATCGAACTAAATCCGAATGAATCTGACACATGGAGTAATAAAGGCGCGACCTTGGGTAATTTGGGCAGACATGAAGAGGCGCTCAAGGCATTGGATAAAGCCGTCGAACTTGACCCTAAATATGCGACAGCGTGGAGCAACAAAGGCCGTATGCTGTTTTCCTTAGGCCGTTATGAAGAGGCGCTCAAGGCATTGAATAAAGCCATTGAACTTGACCACAAAGATGAAACGGTGTGGAGTATAAAAGGCGCTGTCTTAGTTTCTTTGGGCAAATATGAAGAAGCCCTTAAAGCCTGCGATAAAGCCATTGAACTTGACCCTAAATTTAAAATTGCCTGGCTTACTAAGGCTGCTATCTTGCACGAATCCGGTAGATATAAAGAAGCGCTCAAGGTAGTGGATAAAGCCATCGAACTTGACCCCAAAGATGGGACAGCGTGGGGTACAAAAGGTGATATCCTGTTTTTCTTAGGCAACTATGAAGAAGCCCTTACGGCCTATGACAAGGCAGTTGAACTTAATCCGGATTATACTGATAAACGGTATAAAACATATTTAATGCTCGGCAAATTAAACGATAAAGAATCCATACCCACGTTACGGAAATTACTTAATGATAAAGCCATGGGAATCCGTAGTCTGGCCATTAAAGCCCTAGCCAATTTAGGCGACAAAGAATCCATCCCGAAGATAAAAGAACTGCTTAATGATAAAGATGTTGCTGTGTTAGCAGAAGCTATCAGGGCGCTTGGAATTTTAGGTGACAAGGAATCTATTCCTGAGATAAAGAAGTACCTTAAGCATGAATATAAAACCTTTCGTGATTACTCCGAACAAGCCCTAAAAGCCCTCGGCGTGTCGGAGGAGGAAATCCAGAAAGTCAAGGAGGGCAAATAG
- a CDS encoding NAD(P)H-dependent oxidoreductase subunit E, translated as MPVVTTESPTIAKVDEIIEKHLYEESALIGILQDTQKELNYLPKEALKHIALRLDVPLNRVYSVATFYRAFTLKPRGKYTISVCLGTACHVRGGKRILEEIERRLGIKAPDTTTDLKYSLQGVNCLGACALGPVIVINGEYHGQLTPKKIEGILKQYK; from the coding sequence ATGCCCGTTGTAACTACGGAATCACCGACAATTGCCAAGGTAGACGAGATCATCGAGAAACATCTCTACGAGGAATCGGCCCTTATCGGGATTTTGCAGGACACCCAGAAGGAACTGAATTACCTGCCCAAGGAGGCACTGAAGCACATTGCCCTGCGCCTGGACGTGCCCCTGAACCGGGTCTATAGTGTGGCTACCTTCTACCGGGCATTTACCCTCAAGCCGCGCGGCAAGTATACCATCAGCGTCTGCCTGGGCACGGCCTGCCATGTCCGGGGCGGCAAACGCATCTTAGAGGAAATCGAGAGACGGCTGGGCATCAAGGCCCCGGATACCACCACCGACCTGAAATATTCCCTCCAGGGCGTCAATTGCCTGGGCGCCTGCGCGCTCGGTCCGGTCATCGTCATCAACGGCGAATACCACGGGCAATTAACACCCAAGAAGATAGAAGGAATACTGAAGCAGTACAAATAA
- a CDS encoding sigma-54-dependent Fis family transcriptional regulator, giving the protein MDNFRILVIDDEEIVRESLSDWLQKFGFYVETAENGARGVEKIRSAQWNIMLVDLKLPDTNGLEILKEARQVQPAAVVIIITAYATVDTAIQAMKAGAYDYITKPFDPDEINLVIQKIIEHQKLLDENLFLRRELTKRYTFQDIIGKSPKIQEVFELVKTVGPTKSTVLLRGASGTGKELVARAIHQLSPRNEKPFVAVSCAALTESLLESELFGHEKGAFTGAIAQKKGKFELADNGTIFLDEIGDIDPKTQADLLRVLQEREFTRVGGQETIKVDVRIIAATNKDLNKLMQEGKFRQDLFYRLNVITINIPPLQERREDIPLLCEHFLHKYNIENSKKIQRLSEDALKVLLEHNWPGNVRELEHAIEHAVTIEKTNVVTMESLPPAFRAQGAFPCAYVAEDKPLDEVEKEYILRVLKKHQWNIQKVAGILNIDRATLYSKIKKYNLEQK; this is encoded by the coding sequence ATGGATAACTTCCGTATTTTAGTCATTGACGACGAAGAAATCGTGCGCGAGTCGCTCTCGGACTGGCTCCAGAAATTCGGGTTCTACGTGGAGACGGCCGAGAACGGCGCCAGGGGCGTGGAGAAAATCCGCTCGGCCCAATGGAACATCATGCTGGTGGACCTGAAACTGCCGGACACCAACGGCCTGGAAATCCTCAAAGAGGCCCGCCAGGTCCAGCCCGCGGCCGTGGTCATCATCATCACCGCCTATGCCACGGTGGACACAGCCATCCAGGCCATGAAGGCCGGCGCATACGACTACATCACCAAGCCCTTTGACCCGGACGAGATTAACCTGGTCATCCAGAAGATTATCGAGCACCAGAAACTCCTGGACGAAAACCTGTTCCTGCGCCGGGAACTGACCAAGCGCTACACCTTCCAGGACATCATCGGCAAGAGCCCGAAAATCCAGGAGGTCTTTGAACTGGTCAAGACGGTCGGGCCGACCAAATCCACCGTCCTGCTCCGGGGCGCCAGCGGCACCGGCAAGGAACTGGTGGCCCGGGCCATCCACCAGCTCAGCCCGCGCAATGAAAAGCCGTTCGTGGCCGTCTCCTGCGCGGCACTGACCGAATCCCTGCTGGAAAGCGAACTCTTCGGCCACGAAAAGGGCGCGTTCACCGGCGCCATCGCCCAGAAAAAGGGCAAGTTTGAACTGGCTGACAACGGCACCATCTTCCTGGACGAAATCGGCGACATTGACCCCAAGACCCAGGCCGACCTGCTGCGCGTCCTGCAGGAGCGCGAATTCACCCGGGTAGGCGGACAGGAAACGATTAAGGTGGACGTCCGAATCATTGCCGCCACCAACAAAGACCTGAACAAACTGATGCAGGAAGGCAAATTCAGGCAGGACCTGTTCTACCGGCTCAATGTGATTACTATTAATATACCGCCCTTGCAGGAGCGCCGGGAGGATATCCCGCTCCTGTGCGAGCACTTCCTGCACAAGTATAATATAGAAAACAGCAAGAAGATTCAGCGGCTCTCCGAGGACGCGCTCAAGGTCCTGCTGGAGCACAACTGGCCCGGCAATGTCCGGGAACTGGAGCACGCCATAGAGCATGCGGTGACCATAGAAAAGACCAATGTCGTCACGATGGAAAGCCTGCCGCCCGCGTTCCGGGCCCAGGGCGCGTTCCCCTGCGCCTATGTGGCTGAGGACAAACCGCTGGACGAGGTGGAAAAGGAATACATCCTCCGGGTCCTGAAGAAGCACCAGTGGAACATCCAGAAGGTGGCCGGCATCCTGAACATCGACCGGGCCACGCTCTACAGCAAGATAAAGAAATATAATCTGGAGCAGAAGTAA
- a CDS encoding FAD-dependent oxidoreductase — protein sequence MSENKKKIGSVVVVGGGVGGMQASLDLAESGYKVHLIEQEPCIGGTMAQLDKTFPTNDCAMCTLAPRLVDTGSHLNIDRITDAEVEKIEGEPGNFKVTINKKARYIDLDKCTGCSLCVEKCPVKVDSEFDTDLIKRNAIYRRYPQAVPGAFSIDKEGVSPCRFACPANVNAHAYVVLIAQGRYAEALEVERRDNPFPSICGRICPHPCEFECTRNELDEPVSIAVLKRFLADWEAAHPDQKPPVPQITQKDERVAIIGAGPAGLMAARELRLRGYQVTMFESLPEAGGMLRYGIPSYRLPKEVIKQEVQNAVLDLGVELKTNVALGKDVTIDSLKKQGFKAIFIAIGAWQGLKLNIPGENDFSGVIDAVSLLRNLNLDKPDNIKGKRVAVIGGGNVAMDAARSAWRLGASEVNIVYRRSRNEMPANPWEIEEAIEEGIKITFLAAPTKVLGEGGKVTKLECIKMELSEPDASGRRRPVALKGSEFTIAIDVLIPAISQQPELEAVKGSGIKNNPMGLFEVDTITLETAVPGIFAGGDAVSGPATAIESIESGRRAAVSIDRYLKGEDLKMGREEPERTKTKKDIEGIEKKPRVKMPRLPVAQRVGNFKEVELGYTEEQAKEEASRCLSCSVCCECLLCVAACGAKAVNHDMVKEEKQIINTGAVILAPGFELFDAEKKKELGFDRYDNVVTALQFERIMSASGPYTGQILRPSDKKHPKKIGFIQCVGSREVDHNYCSSVCCMYATKEAIIAKEHQQDLECHIFYIDIRAFGKGFEQYYERAKEQGIKYTRCKPSAIREIPATKNLLVTYYDEKNQKVEEEFDIVVLSCGLNPPASVRNLAKTFNIELNKHGFCQTTKFTPVETNRPGIYACGPFTEPKDIPETVMQSSGAASKAMMLLSEARGTLISKREYPSEMNVTGQEPRIGVFVCHCGKNIGGVADVPAIRDYAKTLANVVYVEDSLYTCSSDTQKKIKEMIKEHNLNRLVVASCTPRTHEPLFRNTCREAGLNPYLFEMANIRDQNTWVHMFEPAKATQKAKDLVRMAVAKSRMLEPLYNRSLDVEHDALVIGGGASGMTSALELANQGFTTHLVERSEELGGQMKHLYYMLEESYKPQDELTALISKVSTHPKIKLYTSTNVKVIEGSMGNFKTTLETPKGEVVFKHGTAVVATGAEEYKPKEYLYGQDSMVITQVKFEEKIARKTNIEPHTQGSYVSKPQLVGAASNPDLDKVNSVVMIQCVGSRDKEHPYCSRICCSMAIKNALRFKKFKPEAPVYVLYRDIRSYGFNEEYYRNAREQGVVFLRHNDDEKPEVARKNGKLTVTITDPIINQRVMLETDLIVLSAGTVAEPGNEELAKKLKVPLTADKFFLEAHMKLRPVDFATEGVYLCGLAHSPKNIDESIIQACGAASRSSTILGKDRIELDAIVSEVVDENCDGCAYCVDPCPYHALALIEYARDGAIKKTIDRDLALCKGCGVCQATCPKGGIVVNNFKLPQIQAMVAAALESSTT from the coding sequence ATGAGCGAGAATAAGAAAAAGATAGGTTCTGTGGTTGTGGTGGGCGGCGGCGTGGGTGGAATGCAGGCATCCCTGGACTTAGCCGAGTCCGGATACAAGGTCCATCTGATAGAGCAGGAGCCGTGTATCGGCGGGACCATGGCCCAACTGGACAAGACATTCCCGACCAATGACTGCGCCATGTGCACCTTGGCGCCGCGTCTGGTCGATACCGGCAGCCATCTTAATATAGACCGAATCACCGACGCCGAGGTGGAGAAGATAGAAGGCGAGCCAGGCAATTTCAAGGTGACCATCAATAAGAAGGCCCGTTATATTGATTTGGATAAATGCACGGGCTGTAGTTTGTGCGTGGAGAAATGCCCGGTCAAGGTGGACAGCGAGTTTGACACCGATTTAATCAAGCGCAACGCCATATACCGGCGCTATCCCCAGGCCGTGCCGGGCGCGTTTTCCATAGACAAGGAAGGCGTCAGCCCTTGCCGGTTTGCCTGTCCGGCCAATGTCAATGCCCACGCCTACGTAGTCCTGATTGCCCAGGGCCGGTATGCCGAGGCGCTGGAGGTAGAGCGGCGCGACAATCCATTCCCGTCAATCTGCGGACGCATCTGTCCGCACCCTTGTGAATTCGAATGCACCCGTAATGAACTGGACGAGCCGGTTTCTATCGCGGTCCTGAAACGGTTCCTGGCTGACTGGGAAGCGGCGCATCCGGACCAGAAACCGCCGGTTCCGCAGATTACACAGAAAGATGAACGGGTGGCAATTATCGGTGCCGGACCGGCCGGACTGATGGCGGCCCGGGAACTGCGGCTCAGGGGATACCAGGTGACGATGTTTGAGTCACTGCCCGAGGCCGGCGGAATGCTCAGATACGGCATACCTTCATATCGCCTGCCCAAGGAGGTAATCAAGCAGGAGGTCCAGAATGCGGTGCTTGATTTGGGCGTGGAATTAAAGACCAATGTTGCATTGGGAAAAGACGTGACCATAGATAGTTTGAAGAAACAAGGTTTCAAGGCAATCTTTATCGCCATCGGCGCCTGGCAGGGTTTGAAACTCAATATCCCGGGCGAGAATGATTTCTCAGGTGTGATAGACGCGGTTAGTTTATTGAGGAATCTTAATTTAGATAAACCCGATAATATCAAGGGCAAAAGAGTGGCGGTCATCGGCGGCGGCAATGTGGCGATGGATGCGGCGCGCAGCGCCTGGCGTCTGGGCGCATCCGAGGTCAATATCGTTTATCGCCGGAGCCGTAATGAGATGCCGGCCAATCCCTGGGAGATTGAGGAGGCCATTGAAGAAGGTATTAAGATTACATTCCTGGCCGCGCCGACCAAGGTATTGGGCGAAGGCGGTAAGGTGACCAAGTTAGAATGCATTAAGATGGAACTATCCGAGCCGGATGCCTCAGGCCGGCGCAGGCCGGTGGCGCTTAAGGGTTCTGAGTTTACCATCGCGATCGATGTTTTGATTCCGGCCATCAGCCAGCAGCCGGAACTTGAGGCAGTAAAAGGTTCGGGCATAAAGAACAACCCGATGGGCTTATTTGAGGTGGATACGATTACCTTAGAGACCGCGGTGCCGGGCATCTTTGCCGGCGGCGATGCGGTTTCAGGCCCGGCCACGGCCATAGAATCCATTGAGTCAGGCCGCCGGGCAGCGGTTTCTATTGACCGCTATCTCAAGGGCGAAGACCTGAAGATGGGGCGGGAGGAGCCGGAGCGGACCAAGACCAAGAAGGATATTGAAGGCATTGAAAAGAAACCGCGGGTTAAGATGCCCAGATTGCCGGTGGCCCAGCGGGTGGGTAATTTCAAGGAAGTGGAACTGGGCTATACCGAAGAGCAGGCAAAGGAAGAGGCGTCCAGGTGCCTGTCCTGCTCGGTCTGCTGCGAGTGTCTGTTGTGCGTGGCGGCCTGCGGCGCCAAGGCGGTTAATCACGATATGGTAAAGGAAGAGAAACAGATTATTAATACCGGCGCGGTCATCCTGGCGCCGGGATTTGAACTATTTGACGCGGAGAAGAAAAAGGAACTGGGTTTTGACCGCTATGATAACGTGGTAACGGCGCTGCAGTTTGAAAGAATTATGTCGGCCAGCGGTCCTTATACCGGGCAGATTCTAAGGCCGTCTGACAAGAAACATCCCAAGAAGATTGGGTTTATCCAGTGCGTCGGTTCCCGCGAAGTGGACCACAATTATTGTTCCTCGGTCTGCTGTATGTATGCGACCAAGGAGGCGATTATCGCCAAGGAACACCAGCAGGATTTGGAATGCCATATTTTCTATATTGATATCCGCGCCTTTGGCAAGGGTTTTGAACAGTATTACGAACGGGCCAAGGAACAGGGCATCAAATATACCCGCTGCAAGCCGTCGGCCATAAGGGAAATTCCAGCCACCAAGAATCTGCTGGTTACCTATTACGACGAGAAGAACCAGAAGGTCGAAGAGGAATTTGACATCGTGGTGCTGTCCTGCGGTCTGAATCCGCCGGCCTCAGTCAGGAACCTGGCCAAGACGTTTAATATAGAACTCAATAAGCACGGGTTCTGCCAGACCACCAAATTTACTCCGGTCGAGACCAACCGGCCGGGCATCTATGCCTGCGGCCCGTTTACCGAGCCCAAGGATATTCCTGAGACGGTAATGCAATCATCCGGCGCGGCTTCCAAGGCCATGATGTTGTTGAGCGAGGCGCGCGGGACATTGATTTCCAAGCGTGAATATCCGTCCGAGATGAATGTGACCGGCCAGGAGCCGCGCATCGGCGTATTCGTCTGCCATTGCGGCAAGAATATCGGCGGCGTGGCTGATGTGCCGGCTATCAGGGATTATGCCAAGACCCTGGCCAATGTGGTTTATGTGGAAGATAGTTTATATACCTGTTCGTCCGATACCCAGAAGAAAATCAAGGAGATGATTAAGGAGCATAATCTTAACCGCTTGGTAGTGGCATCCTGCACGCCGCGCACGCACGAGCCGCTGTTCCGCAATACCTGCCGCGAGGCGGGCCTGAATCCATACTTGTTTGAGATGGCGAATATCCGCGACCAGAATACCTGGGTGCATATGTTCGAGCCGGCCAAGGCCACCCAGAAGGCCAAGGACCTGGTTCGGATGGCAGTTGCCAAGTCACGGATGCTGGAGCCGCTCTATAACCGTTCGCTTGATGTGGAGCATGATGCACTGGTCATCGGCGGAGGCGCCAGCGGAATGACCTCGGCGCTGGAACTGGCCAATCAGGGATTTACCACGCATCTGGTGGAGCGTTCTGAGGAGCTGGGCGGCCAGATGAAACACCTTTATTACATGCTGGAAGAAAGTTATAAACCGCAGGATGAATTGACGGCTTTGATTAGCAAAGTCAGCACACATCCCAAGATTAAGTTATATACCTCAACCAATGTAAAGGTGATTGAGGGTTCAATGGGTAATTTCAAGACCACCCTGGAAACGCCTAAAGGCGAGGTGGTATTCAAACACGGCACAGCAGTGGTAGCCACCGGAGCTGAGGAATACAAGCCCAAGGAGTATCTCTATGGCCAGGACTCAATGGTCATTACGCAGGTAAAGTTTGAGGAAAAGATAGCCCGCAAGACGAATATCGAGCCGCATACGCAGGGTTCTTATGTTTCCAAGCCGCAATTGGTGGGCGCGGCCAGCAACCCGGATTTGGACAAGGTGAATTCCGTGGTGATGATTCAGTGCGTGGGTTCGCGCGACAAGGAACATCCTTATTGCTCGCGTATCTGCTGTTCTATGGCCATAAAGAACGCCCTGCGCTTTAAGAAATTCAAGCCGGAGGCGCCGGTTTATGTCCTGTATCGCGACATCAGGTCTTATGGGTTTAACGAGGAATACTATCGTAATGCGCGCGAGCAGGGTGTGGTTTTCCTGCGTCATAATGATGACGAGAAGCCGGAAGTGGCCCGGAAGAACGGCAAGCTGACTGTAACTATTACCGACCCGATCATCAACCAGAGGGTAATGTTGGAGACAGACTTAATAGTATTGTCAGCCGGCACGGTTGCCGAGCCGGGCAATGAGGAATTAGCCAAGAAGCTCAAGGTTCCGCTGACCGCGGACAAGTTCTTCCTGGAGGCCCATATGAAGTTGCGGCCGGTGGACTTTGCCACGGAAGGCGTTTATCTCTGCGGCTTGGCGCATTCACCGAAGAATATAGATGAAAGTATTATTCAGGCCTGCGGCGCGGCTTCAAGGTCATCAACTATTTTAGGTAAGGATAGGATTGAACTTGATGCGATTGTCAGCGAGGTGGTTGACGAGAATTGCGATGGCTGCGCTTATTGCGTTGACCCCTGCCCGTACCATGCGCTGGCCTTGATTGAGTATGCCCGCGACGGGGCGATCAAGAAGACGATTGACCGTGATTTGGCGCTCTGCAAGGGATGCGGGGTCTGTCAGGCCACCTGCCCCAAGGGTGGTATTGTGGTCAATAACTTTAAATTGCCGCAGATACAGGCGATGGTGGCCGCAGCATTAGAGTCGTCGACAACTTAA